Proteins encoded in a region of the Frondihabitans sp. 762G35 genome:
- a CDS encoding ATP-binding protein produces MWRVDRQQDDDGNDSDVPSGAPASTTQPHTLSLGDPRLSVGNVAEPVWEAWRTRLAATGGESTLLHFADAPRTRIELSTTHPGGLAQFITGKTTLLSSLIRDDLALRTARLAASEIAAKGLELSTVRGIDAVHLAIGIAQWSFAGESHRAPLLLRPLAIRRYGRDFEVKLLGAPYLNPELADALHDQFGIALDASAFVALADREGSFTPNPVIDRLRGLTAHLDDFSVHPRLVVSTFAAVSDEMVQDARELGHPVLDALAGNPSSLQQVTSSYRPVSATPQDERSPETDTLLLDADPEQENVVAQITAGNSVVVKTLPGTGGTQTIVNTIGTLVAQNKRVLVVSARRDTLNAISARLVEIGLPGVAVSPSTLRRDVIKAIGRNEKAKQPGMAEVDDALVRLRRVLVDYRGALSRKDPALGVSVLDCLTELSRLALLPAAPATIARLSRHSVESMVEGRGRVAETMVNAANLGEFRYGPGDSPWYGARFDDGSASALSAGQAHQLAKNLHHRDLPHLLERAAEVVGATRMRPFVNIRELGIYLQLLADVRDTLDKFQPVVFDRSVTELVEATSGRRDSGMSMSSRRRLKKLAREYVRPGMHVPDLHEALQRVQQQRILWQRYVAAGTPPEVPTGITDALTLHRHVADDLAQLDRPLGLQGDDLLEEIGVDELRQKLEVLAAESDVLHNLQERTELMTTLRDLELAPLITDLANRHVPEAQVAAELELAWWRSALESLLESDRALLGANTAMLDRLEADFRLVDEAHAAGSAQSLAWQLAENWKLGLVDWPEEASQLKQLLRHDHVTGRLLQDAAPHLSRSVAPVWIASPYEVHRIADTVPFDTVVLVDAGATTLAENVGAIRRGKQTVAFGDPVTETPSDFSIAVVPTVDETPTRARAVPGDDSDFDPVAVAESRLAELHEESALARLATVLPTLSLTRSYRAGGEDLAELVNRRFYGGRIESLPWAGSFLGHGSIALDYVSGGTAVPDPESGAVESVDAEVDRVVALVLEHARTRPAESLMVITASAKHAIRVQQAVLTAVSGHKDLTEFVVGDRREPFMVATLEQSVAQSRDHVIFSIGYGRTPHGRVLSDFGPLGLPGGERLLAVAMTRARRSMVIVTCFQPSDIDADRMGHGTVALAEILAEVQVRTTAEHVPDDSDPMLVDLARRLEARGIPVALGHRGKLGLVCANDGVCVTIETDSTLVESSLRESLRSRPEILRRLGWHYVRVHAFQLFTDPEAVAQRIADVLGIGHGATQPVPVVTAADALAARQHVNTR; encoded by the coding sequence GTGTGGCGCGTGGACAGGCAGCAGGACGACGACGGTAACGACTCCGACGTCCCCTCCGGCGCGCCCGCGTCGACGACGCAGCCGCACACCCTCAGCCTGGGCGACCCGCGCCTGAGCGTCGGGAACGTCGCCGAGCCGGTCTGGGAGGCCTGGCGCACCCGCCTCGCCGCGACGGGCGGCGAGTCGACCCTCCTGCACTTCGCCGACGCCCCCCGCACCCGCATCGAGCTCTCGACGACGCACCCCGGCGGCCTCGCCCAGTTCATCACCGGCAAGACCACGCTCCTGTCGAGCCTGATCCGCGACGACCTCGCCCTCCGCACCGCGAGGCTCGCCGCGTCCGAGATCGCCGCGAAAGGTCTCGAGCTCTCGACCGTCCGCGGCATCGACGCCGTGCACCTCGCGATCGGGATCGCGCAGTGGTCCTTCGCGGGCGAGAGCCACCGGGCCCCGCTGCTCCTGCGCCCCCTCGCCATCCGCCGCTACGGGCGCGACTTCGAGGTCAAGCTCCTCGGGGCGCCCTACCTCAACCCGGAGCTCGCCGACGCCCTGCACGACCAGTTCGGCATCGCGCTCGACGCCTCGGCGTTCGTGGCCCTGGCCGACCGGGAGGGCTCGTTCACGCCCAACCCGGTGATCGACCGCCTGCGCGGCCTCACCGCCCACCTCGACGACTTCAGCGTGCACCCGCGCCTGGTCGTCTCGACGTTCGCCGCCGTCTCCGACGAGATGGTGCAGGATGCCCGGGAGCTCGGCCACCCCGTCCTCGACGCGCTCGCCGGCAACCCGTCGTCGCTGCAGCAGGTGACCTCGTCGTACCGGCCGGTGTCCGCCACCCCGCAGGACGAACGCAGCCCCGAGACCGACACGCTCCTGCTCGACGCCGATCCGGAGCAGGAGAACGTCGTCGCCCAGATCACCGCCGGCAACTCCGTCGTCGTGAAGACCCTGCCGGGAACGGGCGGGACGCAGACGATCGTCAACACGATCGGCACGCTCGTCGCGCAGAACAAGCGCGTGCTCGTCGTGAGCGCTCGCCGCGACACCCTCAACGCCATCTCGGCGCGCCTGGTCGAGATCGGGCTGCCCGGGGTCGCGGTCTCCCCATCGACCCTGCGCCGCGACGTCATCAAGGCGATCGGCCGCAACGAGAAGGCGAAGCAGCCCGGCATGGCCGAGGTCGACGACGCGCTCGTGCGGCTCCGGCGCGTGCTCGTCGACTACCGCGGCGCCCTCAGCCGCAAAGATCCCGCGCTCGGCGTCTCGGTGCTCGACTGCCTCACCGAGCTCTCGCGTCTCGCGCTCCTCCCCGCGGCTCCGGCGACGATCGCGCGCCTCAGCCGCCACAGCGTCGAGTCCATGGTCGAGGGCCGCGGCCGCGTCGCCGAGACCATGGTCAACGCCGCCAACCTCGGAGAGTTCCGCTACGGCCCGGGCGACTCGCCCTGGTACGGCGCGCGATTCGACGACGGCTCGGCCTCGGCCCTGAGCGCCGGTCAGGCGCACCAGCTCGCCAAGAACCTCCACCACCGCGACCTCCCGCACCTGCTCGAGCGCGCCGCCGAGGTCGTCGGTGCCACGCGCATGCGGCCGTTCGTCAACATCCGCGAGCTCGGCATCTACCTCCAGCTCCTCGCCGACGTCCGCGACACCCTCGACAAGTTCCAGCCCGTCGTCTTCGACCGCTCCGTCACCGAGCTGGTCGAGGCGACCTCCGGCCGGCGCGACAGCGGCATGTCGATGTCGAGCCGTCGCCGCCTGAAGAAGCTCGCCCGCGAGTACGTCCGGCCGGGGATGCACGTGCCCGACCTCCACGAGGCGCTCCAGCGGGTCCAGCAGCAGCGGATCCTCTGGCAGCGGTACGTCGCCGCGGGCACGCCGCCCGAGGTCCCCACGGGGATCACCGACGCCCTCACGCTCCACCGCCACGTCGCCGACGACCTCGCCCAGCTCGATCGGCCCCTCGGGCTCCAGGGCGACGACCTCCTCGAGGAGATCGGCGTCGACGAGCTGCGGCAGAAGCTCGAGGTGCTCGCCGCCGAGAGCGACGTCCTGCACAACCTCCAGGAGCGCACCGAGCTCATGACGACGCTCCGCGATCTGGAGCTCGCCCCGCTCATCACCGATCTCGCCAACCGCCACGTGCCCGAGGCGCAGGTCGCGGCCGAGCTCGAACTCGCCTGGTGGCGCTCGGCTCTCGAGTCGCTGCTCGAGTCCGACCGCGCGCTCCTGGGTGCGAACACCGCCATGCTCGACCGGCTCGAGGCCGACTTCCGCCTCGTCGACGAGGCGCACGCCGCGGGCAGCGCGCAGTCGCTCGCTTGGCAGCTCGCCGAGAATTGGAAGCTCGGTCTCGTCGACTGGCCCGAGGAGGCGTCGCAGCTCAAGCAGCTCCTGCGCCACGACCACGTGACCGGGCGGCTCCTGCAGGATGCCGCTCCGCACCTGTCGAGGTCGGTCGCCCCCGTCTGGATCGCCTCGCCATACGAGGTCCACCGCATCGCCGACACCGTGCCGTTCGACACGGTCGTCCTGGTCGACGCCGGAGCCACGACCCTGGCCGAGAACGTCGGCGCGATCCGCCGGGGCAAGCAGACCGTCGCCTTCGGCGACCCGGTCACCGAGACCCCGTCCGACTTCAGCATCGCCGTGGTGCCCACGGTCGACGAGACGCCGACCCGGGCGCGAGCCGTCCCGGGCGACGACTCCGACTTCGACCCCGTCGCCGTCGCGGAATCCCGCCTCGCCGAGCTGCACGAGGAGTCCGCGCTCGCGCGCCTCGCCACGGTCCTGCCGACGCTGTCGCTCACGCGTAGCTACCGCGCCGGCGGCGAAGACCTGGCGGAGCTCGTCAACCGCCGCTTCTACGGCGGACGCATCGAGTCGCTGCCCTGGGCGGGCAGCTTCCTCGGGCACGGCAGCATCGCGCTCGACTACGTCTCCGGCGGAACGGCCGTCCCCGACCCCGAGTCCGGCGCCGTCGAGAGCGTCGACGCCGAGGTCGACCGCGTCGTCGCCCTCGTCCTGGAGCACGCCCGCACGCGGCCCGCCGAATCGCTCATGGTGATCACGGCCAGCGCCAAGCACGCCATCCGGGTCCAGCAGGCGGTCCTCACCGCCGTCTCCGGCCACAAAGACCTGACGGAGTTCGTCGTCGGCGACCGTCGGGAGCCGTTCATGGTGGCGACCCTCGAGCAGAGCGTCGCGCAGAGTCGCGACCACGTGATCTTCTCCATCGGCTACGGCCGCACCCCGCACGGTCGCGTGCTGAGCGACTTCGGTCCGCTCGGACTCCCGGGCGGCGAGCGGCTCCTGGCCGTCGCGATGACGCGCGCCCGACGGAGCATGGTCATCGTCACCTGCTTCCAGCCGAGCGACATCGACGCCGACCGGATGGGCCACGGCACCGTCGCCCTCGCCGAGATCCTCGCCGAAGTCCAGGTGCGGACCACCGCCGAGCACGTCCCCGACGACAGCGACCCCATGCTCGTCGACCTCGCGCGGCGACTCGAGGCGCGCGGGATCCCCGTCGCGCTCGGCCACCGCGGCAAGCTCGGCCTCGTCTGCGCCAACGACGGCGTCTGCGTCACCATCGAGACCGACTCCACCCTGGTCGAGTCGAGCCTCCGCGAGTCGCTCCGCTCGCGGCCCGAGATCCTGCGGCGCCTCGGCTGGCACTACGTGCGCGTGCACGCCTTCCAGCTCTTCACCGACCCGGAGGCCGTCGCCCAGCGCATCGCCGACGTGCTCGGCATAGGGCACGGCGCCACGCAGCCGGTGCCCGTCGTGACGGCGGCCGACGCCCTCGCGGCGCGCCAGCACGTCAACACGCGCTAG
- a CDS encoding transcriptional regulator: MTDGPQDVRGDDPEFVTPPEPPAPVVRRRGRRVTTDPVPGTDPAPAPVDRRRDSYDNDARLRADKPPHWG, translated from the coding sequence GTGACGGACGGCCCGCAGGATGTCCGGGGCGACGACCCCGAGTTCGTCACGCCCCCCGAACCGCCCGCCCCCGTGGTCCGGCGCCGCGGGAGGCGCGTGACGACCGATCCGGTGCCCGGGACGGACCCGGCTCCTGCGCCCGTCGACCGGCGTCGCGACTCCTACGACAACGACGCCCGCCTGCGGGCGGACAAGCCGCCGCACTGGGGGTAG
- the mscL gene encoding large conductance mechanosensitive channel protein MscL — MKGFKEFILRGNVIDLAVAVVIGAAFTAIVTSLVTNIFNPLIGALFNASMLDKALVVSIPTVSGGSAKLLFGAVLGALINFVIIAAVVYFCLVLPINHLLKSAFAKQKETEGAPQDTPPTDVELLSEIRDLLRAQNSSLGDTHGSHAAPVDAPTPTGTTGVPGMPSA, encoded by the coding sequence GTGAAGGGCTTCAAAGAATTCATCCTGCGCGGCAACGTCATCGATCTGGCCGTCGCGGTCGTCATCGGCGCCGCGTTCACCGCGATCGTGACGTCGCTCGTGACCAACATCTTCAACCCGCTGATCGGGGCCCTGTTCAACGCGTCGATGCTCGACAAGGCGCTCGTGGTGTCGATCCCCACGGTGTCCGGCGGGAGCGCGAAGCTCCTCTTCGGAGCCGTGCTCGGTGCCCTCATCAACTTCGTGATCATCGCGGCGGTCGTCTACTTCTGCCTCGTGCTCCCGATCAACCACCTGCTCAAGTCGGCCTTCGCCAAGCAGAAGGAGACCGAGGGCGCTCCGCAGGACACGCCGCCCACCGACGTCGAGCTCCTCAGCGAGATCCGCGACCTTTTGCGCGCGCAGAACTCGTCGCTCGGCGACACGCACGGTTCGCACGCCGCCCCCGTCGACGCTCCGACGCCCACGGGCACCACCGGCGTCCCCGGCATGCCGTCGGCCTAG
- a CDS encoding FmdB family zinc ribbon protein: MPTYSYRCTECDNAFDIQQAFTDDSLTVCPVCGGKLRKVFSAVGVTFNGSGFYRTDSRAAAKSGSGSGSGSGSDSGSGSGSGSSGSESSGSGSASGSGSGSSASGGGAGSSSGGSSNSGGSSSKPAASPAKSGSSGSGSPSK, from the coding sequence GTGCCCACTTACTCCTACCGTTGCACCGAGTGCGACAACGCCTTCGACATCCAGCAGGCGTTCACCGACGACAGCCTCACCGTCTGCCCCGTCTGCGGCGGCAAGCTCCGCAAGGTGTTCAGCGCCGTCGGCGTGACGTTCAACGGGTCGGGTTTCTACCGCACCGATTCGCGGGCCGCGGCGAAGTCGGGCTCCGGGTCGGGCTCCGGGTCGGGCTCCGACTCCGGGTCTGGTTCGGGATCCGGGTCGTCGGGATCCGAGTCGTCGGGCTCCGGCAGCGCTTCGGGCTCCGGCTCCGGCTCGTCCGCTTCGGGCGGGGGCGCAGGATCCTCGTCCGGCGGCTCCTCGAACTCCGGGGGCTCCTCGTCCAAACCCGCCGCCTCCCCGGCGAAGTCGGGCTCATCGGGCTCGGGCTCCCCCTCCAAATGA
- a CDS encoding 5-formyltetrahydrofolate cyclo-ligase, producing the protein MTDDVGNRKRALRRELRSRRRTMTESEVEKATESLTDHLVELVSGLDITSMSAYLSAEFEPNTRPFLNWAHERGIRILFPITRADGLLDWAVSTDMESETEGLFGLPEPVGEVLSPMAINDVDLIVVPAAQISRSGMRMGWGKGYFDKTLGSMEKCPPVYAVVFDSEYVDEVPTERHDQPVDGVVTPSGIHRFTS; encoded by the coding sequence ATGACTGACGACGTCGGAAATCGCAAGCGCGCCCTCCGCAGAGAACTCCGTTCGAGACGGCGCACGATGACCGAATCCGAGGTGGAGAAGGCCACCGAGTCGCTGACCGACCACCTCGTCGAGCTCGTCTCCGGGCTCGACATCACGTCGATGTCGGCCTACCTCTCGGCGGAGTTCGAGCCGAACACCAGGCCGTTCCTGAACTGGGCGCACGAGCGGGGCATCCGGATCCTCTTCCCCATCACGCGCGCGGACGGCCTCCTCGACTGGGCCGTGTCGACCGACATGGAGTCCGAGACGGAGGGCCTGTTCGGTCTGCCGGAGCCCGTCGGCGAGGTCCTCAGCCCCATGGCCATCAACGACGTCGACCTCATCGTGGTGCCCGCGGCGCAGATCAGCCGCTCCGGGATGCGCATGGGCTGGGGCAAGGGCTACTTCGACAAGACGCTGGGTTCGATGGAGAAGTGCCCCCCGGTCTATGCTGTGGTGTTCGATTCCGAGTACGTCGACGAGGTGCCGACCGAACGGCACGACCAGCCCGTCGACGGGGTCGTGACCCCCTCGGGAATCCACCGCTTCACCTCCTAG
- the galU gene encoding UTP--glucose-1-phosphate uridylyltransferase GalU: MGFSISKAVIPAAGLGTRFLPATKAMPKEMLPVVDKPAIQYVVEEAVAAGLTDVLMITGRNKNALENHFDHVSELEETLKKKGDHDKLAKVNQSTDLADMHYVRQGDPLGLGHAVLRAKMHVGREPFAVLLGDDIIDARDPLLSRMIEVQGQKNATVVALLEVDPSMTHLYGVATVERTDEDDVVKITGLVEKPPQGEAPSNLAIIGRYVLRPEVFDVLEKQAPGKGGEIQLTDALEKMAGAEEWTGGVYGVVFRGRRYDTGDKLDYIKAIVQLASDRDDLGAELKPWLKEFTAQLD, encoded by the coding sequence ATGGGTTTCTCCATTTCTAAAGCCGTCATTCCCGCAGCAGGGTTGGGAACACGATTCCTCCCCGCAACCAAAGCCATGCCGAAGGAGATGCTTCCGGTCGTCGACAAGCCGGCGATCCAGTACGTGGTCGAGGAGGCGGTGGCCGCCGGCCTGACCGACGTCCTCATGATCACGGGGCGCAACAAGAACGCTCTCGAGAACCACTTCGACCACGTGTCCGAGCTCGAGGAGACCCTCAAGAAGAAGGGCGACCACGACAAGCTCGCCAAGGTCAACCAGTCGACCGACCTCGCCGACATGCACTACGTCCGCCAGGGCGACCCGCTCGGCCTCGGCCACGCGGTGCTCCGCGCCAAGATGCACGTGGGCCGCGAGCCCTTCGCCGTGCTGCTGGGCGACGACATCATCGACGCGCGCGACCCGCTGCTGTCGCGCATGATCGAGGTCCAGGGCCAGAAGAACGCCACCGTCGTGGCTCTGCTCGAGGTCGACCCCTCCATGACCCACCTCTACGGCGTCGCGACCGTCGAGAGGACCGATGAAGACGACGTCGTGAAGATCACGGGTCTCGTCGAGAAGCCCCCGCAGGGCGAGGCCCCGTCCAACCTGGCGATCATCGGGCGCTACGTGCTCCGCCCCGAGGTGTTCGACGTGCTCGAGAAGCAGGCCCCCGGCAAGGGCGGAGAGATCCAGCTGACCGACGCCCTCGAGAAGATGGCCGGAGCCGAGGAGTGGACCGGAGGCGTGTACGGCGTCGTGTTCCGTGGCCGCCGATACGACACGGGTGACAAACTCGACTACATCAAGGCGATCGTGCAGCTCGCCAGCGACCGGGACGACCTCGGCGCCGAGCTCAAGCCGTGGCTCAAGGAGTTCACGGCCCAGCTGGACTAG
- a CDS encoding GNAT family N-acetyltransferase yields the protein MTTIPTLAQGRVGIRPLRLRDSRDLDRALMENRSWLRQWEATNPHGFTTIDVRSSIRSLQTNARAGLGLPFAIELDQRFVGQLNVSGITYGSLASATIGYWVTQAAAGHNATPTAVALATDYCFQRLGLHRMEICIRPENGPSLRVVEKLGFRYEGLRRRYIHINGDWRDHFCFALVAEEVPQGILRRWLDGGVPAGQGRVPPEALAEGGHALPI from the coding sequence GTGACAACCATCCCCACGCTCGCGCAGGGGCGGGTCGGTATCCGACCCCTGCGCTTGCGTGACTCCCGCGACCTCGACCGGGCTCTCATGGAGAACCGCTCGTGGCTCCGCCAGTGGGAGGCCACGAACCCGCACGGGTTCACGACCATCGACGTGAGGTCGAGCATCCGGTCGCTGCAGACGAACGCGCGCGCGGGGCTCGGCCTCCCGTTCGCGATCGAGCTCGACCAGCGCTTCGTCGGTCAGCTCAACGTCTCCGGCATCACCTACGGCTCGCTCGCGTCGGCCACGATCGGCTACTGGGTCACGCAGGCCGCCGCCGGCCACAACGCCACGCCGACCGCCGTCGCGCTGGCCACCGACTACTGTTTCCAGCGCTTGGGCCTCCACCGGATGGAGATCTGCATCCGGCCGGAGAACGGTCCGTCGCTGCGCGTGGTCGAGAAGCTGGGCTTCCGCTACGAGGGGCTGCGCCGCCGGTACATCCACATCAACGGCGACTGGCGCGACCACTTCTGCTTCGCGCTCGTGGCGGAGGAGGTGCCGCAGGGTATCCTGCGAAGGTGGCTCGACGGGGGAGTTCCCGCGGGCCAGGGCCGGGTGCCCCCGGAGGCGCTCGCCGAGGGCGGGCACGCGCTGCCGATCTAG
- a CDS encoding DUF3040 domain-containing protein produces MGIGSWGGGIVLGLVAVLWLVYLIPSWHKRQEYLATERNAVRLQQTLRILAQTAELPEEVRVEANAKSVASAQRILRDEEAKREAIRRAQEAARQRAITRELAATAPALRAADSEPALAARRLRRTRLAATLVLVAGLVGFVLGVSVFAGAWLLLGASVVAGVGSVTVLYQLAAVSQARARRLRAAPAAESAAPPMAQEFYDFAPRSRDVDPEAGPQDARADADARSWTPVPMPRPLYLRRGTAHALARSSAVAGSPTTQSDADALRAAAERSADALRVRAAQEAARRSAQQEALREVARAEAALEARRSGGVAPVSPVEPAAAAAAAPAAAPAATAPAPAPAPAPPSRFARMGYVDETELQQLHLDEVLQRRRAV; encoded by the coding sequence ATGGGAATCGGGTCGTGGGGTGGAGGGATCGTCCTCGGTCTCGTCGCAGTGCTCTGGCTGGTCTATCTGATCCCGTCGTGGCACAAGCGGCAGGAGTACCTCGCGACCGAGCGCAACGCCGTACGGCTGCAGCAGACGCTGCGGATCCTCGCGCAGACGGCGGAGCTCCCCGAGGAGGTGCGTGTGGAGGCGAACGCGAAGTCCGTCGCTTCGGCGCAGCGCATCCTGCGTGACGAGGAGGCCAAGCGCGAGGCGATCCGCCGCGCGCAGGAGGCCGCTCGCCAGCGCGCGATCACGCGGGAACTCGCCGCGACCGCCCCCGCACTCCGCGCCGCCGACAGCGAACCCGCCCTCGCCGCCCGCCGACTCCGTCGCACCCGGCTCGCCGCCACGCTCGTGCTCGTCGCGGGCCTCGTCGGCTTCGTGCTCGGTGTCAGCGTCTTCGCCGGGGCCTGGCTCCTCCTGGGCGCGTCGGTCGTGGCCGGCGTCGGCTCGGTCACCGTGCTCTACCAGCTCGCCGCGGTCTCGCAGGCCCGCGCGCGTCGTCTCCGAGCGGCCCCCGCCGCCGAGTCGGCCGCGCCCCCCATGGCCCAGGAGTTCTACGACTTCGCCCCGCGCTCGCGCGACGTCGACCCCGAGGCAGGCCCGCAGGATGCCCGGGCCGATGCCGACGCCCGCTCCTGGACCCCGGTGCCGATGCCCCGCCCGCTCTACCTCCGCCGCGGGACCGCCCACGCGCTGGCCCGCTCCTCCGCCGTCGCCGGGTCGCCCACGACGCAGTCGGACGCCGACGCCCTCCGCGCCGCCGCCGAGCGCTCCGCCGACGCCCTCCGCGTGCGCGCCGCGCAGGAGGCGGCACGCCGGTCGGCCCAGCAGGAGGCGCTGCGCGAGGTCGCCCGCGCCGAGGCGGCTCTCGAGGCGCGCCGGTCCGGGGGCGTCGCTCCTGTTTCGCCGGTGGAGCCCGCTGCGGCCGCGGCGGCGGCGCCTGCCGCGGCGCCGGCTGCGACTGCGCCCGCGCCCGCGCCCGCGCCTGCCCCGCCGAGTCGTTTCGCCCGCATGGGCTACGTCGACGAGACGGAGCTCCAACAGCTGCACCTCGACGAGGTGCTGCAGCGCCGTCGCGCCGTCTAG
- a CDS encoding aldo/keto reductase, which produces MTDTDYSRPAVEIAGGSMPLLGFGTWQISDRDAEEAVGFALEAGYRHLDTATMYRNEEGVGRAVRASGLPREKVFITTKMPPDRTSHARQTLETSLGKLGVDQVDLWLIHWPPNGNDSVVAWKEFVRAQEDGLTASIGVSNYSLGQIDELVRATGVTPAVNQVRWGPSLYDEAFADGLRERGVVLEGYSPFKVTNLQDPTLTAIADAHDATTAQVVVAWHVRHGHVVIPKSAQRERIVANAAGVLLELTDDEAARIDALG; this is translated from the coding sequence ATGACAGACACCGACTACTCCCGACCGGCCGTCGAGATCGCGGGCGGCTCGATGCCGCTCCTCGGCTTCGGAACCTGGCAGATCAGCGACCGCGACGCCGAGGAGGCGGTCGGCTTCGCGCTCGAGGCCGGCTACCGCCACCTCGACACCGCCACGATGTACCGCAACGAGGAGGGGGTGGGCCGCGCCGTGCGGGCGTCCGGACTCCCCCGAGAGAAGGTCTTCATCACGACCAAGATGCCGCCCGACCGCACCTCCCACGCCCGCCAGACGCTCGAGACGAGCCTCGGGAAGCTCGGCGTCGACCAGGTCGACCTCTGGCTGATCCACTGGCCGCCGAACGGAAACGACTCCGTCGTCGCCTGGAAGGAGTTCGTCCGCGCGCAGGAGGACGGCCTCACCGCGTCGATCGGCGTCAGCAACTACTCGCTCGGCCAGATCGACGAACTCGTCCGGGCGACCGGCGTGACACCCGCCGTGAACCAGGTCCGCTGGGGACCGAGCCTCTACGACGAGGCCTTCGCCGACGGCCTGCGCGAGCGCGGCGTCGTCCTCGAGGGGTACAGCCCGTTCAAGGTCACGAACCTGCAGGATCCGACCCTCACGGCCATCGCGGACGCTCACGACGCGACCACGGCCCAGGTCGTCGTCGCGTGGCACGTGCGGCACGGCCACGTGGTCATCCCCAAGTCGGCGCAGCGCGAGCGCATCGTCGCCAACGCGGCCGGTGTTCTCCTCGAGCTCACCGACGACGAGGCCGCCCGGATCGACGCGCTCGGCTGA
- a CDS encoding DUF7059 domain-containing protein: MRHDLIPLLRHDLGHSLFTVERLSGAGAWGRSGGAALFRGERVAARRALDDRVPRDERERASDTLAKLFILGYPQPLSEVERALPTLGTAGAGSLDLVRVDGDTVHPLVDLRPYSFVDSLGEASWWIASDLGEMALQGPLPEDHVLGIGGASTTLSGLMVPRTVDRALDLGTGCGIQALHASRHARHVVATDISARALEFGRFNAALNLVDGIDWRLGSLFEPVAGETFDLIVSNPPFVITPRVPGVPSYEYRDGGMVGDALVATVVAEAGEHLAPGGIAQLLGNWETGAGAKRGAYSVLDWVALGPVPLDVWVVEREVQDATGYAETWIRDGGTRPGSPEFERLYEAWLDDFAARGVDEVGFGYVMLRRPQEPASEPVARVERLLGPLGAVDTGLGSHVLASLDASDALRELSDDGLLAAHPVVAGDVTEERHYWPGNDDPTVISLRQGGDFARTVESGTALSALVGACDGELSVGAILGALAQLLEVPERELTAEVLPQVRDLVRDGLLRL, from the coding sequence GTGCGTCACGACCTGATCCCCCTCCTCCGCCACGACCTCGGCCACTCCCTCTTCACCGTGGAGAGGCTGAGCGGCGCCGGCGCGTGGGGGCGCTCCGGCGGTGCCGCCCTGTTCCGCGGCGAGCGGGTCGCTGCGAGGCGGGCCCTCGACGACCGCGTGCCGCGCGACGAACGGGAGCGCGCCTCCGACACGCTCGCGAAGCTCTTCATCCTTGGCTACCCGCAGCCGCTGTCCGAGGTCGAGAGGGCGCTGCCGACGCTGGGGACCGCAGGAGCCGGGTCCCTCGACCTGGTGCGCGTCGACGGCGACACGGTGCACCCCCTCGTCGACCTCCGCCCCTACTCGTTCGTCGACTCGCTGGGCGAGGCGTCCTGGTGGATCGCCTCCGACCTCGGCGAGATGGCGCTTCAGGGCCCGCTCCCGGAGGATCACGTCCTCGGCATCGGCGGCGCCTCGACCACCCTGAGCGGGTTGATGGTGCCGCGGACCGTCGATCGCGCCCTCGACCTCGGGACGGGCTGCGGGATCCAGGCCCTCCACGCCTCGCGGCACGCCCGCCACGTCGTCGCCACCGACATCTCGGCCCGCGCCCTGGAGTTCGGTCGGTTCAACGCCGCGCTCAACCTCGTCGACGGCATCGACTGGCGGCTCGGCAGCCTCTTCGAGCCCGTGGCGGGGGAGACGTTCGACCTCATCGTGTCGAACCCGCCGTTCGTGATCACGCCCCGGGTCCCCGGCGTGCCCTCCTACGAGTACCGCGACGGCGGCATGGTCGGCGACGCCCTCGTCGCGACCGTCGTCGCCGAGGCGGGGGAGCACCTCGCCCCGGGCGGCATCGCGCAGTTGCTCGGCAATTGGGAGACCGGCGCCGGTGCCAAGCGGGGCGCCTACTCCGTGCTCGACTGGGTAGCGCTGGGCCCGGTGCCGCTCGACGTCTGGGTCGTGGAGCGCGAGGTGCAGGATGCGACCGGCTACGCCGAGACCTGGATCCGCGACGGTGGCACCCGCCCGGGCAGCCCGGAGTTCGAGCGCCTCTACGAGGCGTGGCTCGACGACTTCGCCGCGCGCGGGGTCGACGAGGTGGGCTTCGGCTACGTGATGCTCCGCCGACCGCAGGAGCCGGCTTCCGAACCCGTCGCGCGCGTCGAGCGTCTCCTCGGTCCGCTCGGTGCCGTCGACACGGGGCTCGGTTCGCACGTCCTCGCCAGCCTCGACGCATCGGACGCGCTGCGGGAGCTCTCCGACGACGGCCTCCTCGCCGCCCACCCGGTGGTCGCCGGCGATGTGACCGAGGAGCGCCACTACTGGCCGGGCAACGACGATCCGACGGTGATCTCGCTGCGCCAGGGTGGCGACTTCGCGCGAACCGTCGAGTCGGGGACGGCGCTGTCGGCCCTCGTCGGAGCGTGCGACGGAGAGCTCAGCGTCGGCGCGATCCTCGGGGCGCTCGCGCAGCTGCTCGAGGTGCCGGAGCGGGAGCTCACGGCGGAGGTGCTGCCGCAGGTCCGCGACCTGGTCCGCGACGGCCTGCTGCGCCTCTGA